A genomic stretch from Corvus cornix cornix isolate S_Up_H32 chromosome 9, ASM73873v5, whole genome shotgun sequence includes:
- the MRPL47 gene encoding 39S ribosomal protein L47, mitochondrial, whose amino-acid sequence MAAAAAMAALGRGLTAALRLPRARPELPGMVLNLYHKNLRKIEPLHQVKFLHTTVSQRGLEEFFDDPGNWGEKSVKSGDSWNIKQLRGKSSEDLHKLWYVLLKEKNMLLTLEQESKRQRKPMPSPERLEKVETSMKNIDLVVREREIALRLLQTGHEKPVPGEWRHDFLGRTFWYSYKEWPIPWHLNKKHKKKRFYYLPHVNHFIRLRLEKALRKRARQQNLERTRQKVLERKFPDLAVKSQSQ is encoded by the exons atggcggcggccgcggccatGGCTGCTCTGGGCCGGGGCCTCACGGCCGCGCTCCGACTGCCCCGGGCTCGGCCGGAACTCCCCGG AATGGTGCTGAATCTGTACCACAAGAACCTACGAAAAATTGAGCCCCTCCATCAGGTGAAGTTCCTGCACACAACTGTGTCTCAGAGGGGTCTAGAGGAGTTTTTTGATGATCCAggaaactggggggaaaaaagtgtaaAGTCTG GGGATTCATGGAATATAAAGCAGCTAAGGGGCAAGAGTAGTGAAGACCTGCACAAACTTTG GTATGTcctgctgaaagaaaagaacatgcTCTTAACTTTAGAGCAAGAATCCAAACGACAGCGCAAGCCTATGCCCAGTCCAGAACGATTAGAAAAG GTAGAAACGTCTATGAAAAATATAGACTTGGTTgtcagagaaagagaaattgctCTGAGGCTTTTACAAACGGGCCATGAAAAGCCAGTCCCTGGCGAGTGGAGACACGACTTCTTGGGACGCACCTTCTG GTACAGTTACAAGGAATGGCCAATACCGTGGCACTTgaacaaaaaacacaaaaagaagagattCTATTACTTACCTCATGTGAATCACTTCATCAg ACTCAGACTTGAAAAAGCTTTACGGAAAAGGGCAAGGCAGCAAAACCTGGAGAGGACGAGGCAGAAGGTCTTGGAAAGGAAGTTCCCTGACCTTGCTGTGAAATCCCAGAGCCAGTAA
- the ACTL6A gene encoding actin-like protein 6A — MSGGVYGGDEVGALVFDIGSYTVRAGYAGEDCPKVDFPTAIGVVLERDNGSTLMEIDGDKGKQGGPTYYIDTNALRVPRENMEAISPLKNGMIEDWDSFQAILDHTYKMHIKSEASLHPVLMSEAPWNTRAKREKLTELMFEHYNIPAFFLCKTAVLTAFANGRSTGLILDSGATHTTAIPVHDGYVLQQGIVKSPLAGDFITMQCRELFQEMNIEIIPPYMIASKEAVREGSPANWKRKEKLPQVTRSWHNYMCNCVIQDFQASVLQVSDSTYDEQVAAQMPTVHYEFPNGYNCDFGAERLKIPEGLFDPSNVKGLSGNTMLGVSHVVTTSVGMCDIDIRPGLYGSVIVAGGNTLIQSFTDRLNRELSQKTPPSMRLKLIANNTTVERRFSSWIGGSILASLGTFQQMWISKQEYEEGGKQCVERKCP, encoded by the exons ATGAGCGGCGGCGTGTACGGGGGAG ATGAAGTTGGGGCTCTGGTTTTTGACATTGGCTCGTACACAGTGAGAGCAGGCTATGCAGGCGAGGACTGCCCAAAG GTTGATTTTCCAACAGCCATTGGTGTGGTGCTAGAAAGGGACAATGGCAGCACTCTGATGGAGATAGATGGTGACAAGGGCAAACAAGGGGGCCCGACTTACTACATAGACACCAATGCCCTGAGAGTTCCAAGAGAGAATATGGAAGCCATTTCACCTTTAAAAAATGGAATGA TTGAAGACTGGGATAGTTTCCAGGCAATTTTGGATCACACTTACAAGATGCATATTAAATCTGAAGCAAGTTTGCATCCTGTCCTTATGTCTGAAGCACCA tgGAATACCAGAGCAAAGCGTGAAAAACTGACGGAATTGATGTTTGAACACTACAACATCCCGGcttttttcttgtgtaaaaCTGCTGTTCTGACAGC TTTTGCTAATGGGAGATCTACAGGTCTCATCTTGGATAGTGGGGCAACACACACCACTGCTATTCCAGTGCATGATGGATATGTGCTTCAGCAAG GTATTGTAAAATCACCACTTGCAGGAGATTTTATCACTATGCAGTGCCGGGAATTGTTTCAGGAAATGAACATAGAAATAATTCCTCCATATATGATTGCTTCAAAG GAGGCAGTTCGTGAGGGGTCACCAGCAAattggaagagaaaagagaagttgCCCCAGGTCACCAGGTCTTGGCACAATTACATGTGTAAT TGTGTCATTCAGGACTTTCAGGCTTCCGTCCTCCAAGTATCAGATTCAACCTATGATGAACA GGTAGCAGCACAGATGCCAACAGTTCATTACGAGTTTCCCAATGGCTACAACTGTGACTTCGGTGCTGAGCGTCTGAAAATTCCTGAGGGATTGTTTGACCCTTCCAATGTAAAG GGTTTATCTGGTAACACGATGTTGGGTGTGAGCCACGTTGTCACAACAAGCGTTGGAATGTGTGATATAGACATCAGGCCG ggTCTCTATGGCAGCGTGATTGTAGCAGGAGGAAACACTCTAATACAGAGTTTCACAGACAGATTGAACAGGGAGCTGTCTCAGAAAACCCCACCG AGCATGCGCCTGAAGTTGATAGCGAACAACACGACTGTGGAGCGGAGGTTCAGCTCGTGGATTGGGGGCTCCATTTTGGCTTCTTTG ggtACTTTCCAACAGATGTGGATTTCTAAACAAGAATatgaagaaggaggaaaacagtgTGTAGAAAGAAAATGTCCTTAG
- the NDUFB5 gene encoding NADH dehydrogenase [ubiquinone] 1 beta subcomplex subunit 5, mitochondrial: protein MAPARPHPSCPPTAPEVQGRLCPSPRWRPPASPRGGKRRRRPRPVPVPAMAAMSLVLRAAAAWAARRAGGAGTTGITGITGIAPRLPSTLVPVRHSGSHGKRMFIIKATSFYDSRFLSLLKFYIFLTGIPVAVLLTYINVFIGEAELAEIPEGYVPEHWEYYKHPISRWIARYILDPPEKSYEKDMALLDVEARKAEVRMLEVEARRLMRHRGDGPWYHYETPDKNLVDNSMKSSPDN, encoded by the exons ATGGCGCCCGCGCGGCCTCACCCCTCGTGCCCTCCCACCGCGCCGGAGGTACAGGGAAGGCTCTGCCCTTCCCCAAGATGGCGGCCGCCGGCTTCACCCCGCGGCGGGAAGCggcgccgccggccccgccccgtGCCAGTGCCAGCCATGGCGGCCATGAGCCTGGTGCTGAGGGCGGCCGCGGCCtgggcggcgcggcgggcgggcggcgccggCACCACCGGGATCACCGGGATCACCGGGATCGCCCCCCGCCTCCCCAGCACCCTCG TTCCTGTACGACACAGCGGCAGCCATGGGAAGAGAATGTTTATCATCAAGGCAACGAGTTTTTATGATTCTCGATTTCTGAGCTTGTTG AAATTCTATATATTCCTGACGGGAATACCAGTGGCAGTGCTCTTAACATATATCAACGTCTTCATTG GTGAAGCTGAACTTGCAGAGATTCCCGAAGGTTATGTTCCAGAGCACTGGGAATACTACAAA CACCCCATAAGCCGCTGGATAGCTCGTTACATACTTGACCCCCCTGAGAAGAGCTACGAGAAGGACATGGCTCTGCTTGATGTGGAAGCGAGGAAAGCTGAAGTGAG gATGCTGGAGGTGGAGGCACGCAGACTGATGAGACACCGGGGAGATGGACCTTGGTATCATTATGAAACACCTGACAAAAATCTTGTTGACAATTCTATGAAATCCTCACCCGACAATTAA